In Granulicella mallensis MP5ACTX8, the sequence CCGCTTCTGCATTAATCCTCCTGCTCGCGAGCACTTCCGTTTGCTCCGCAAGCACTCCCTTTATAGATGCTCGACCGGGCTGGAAGCATCAGGAAGGGCGGCCTCGAAGTTCGCGACAGCCTATAACTGCGTCCAACAGAGGAGAATGCCGAAAACCTTCCTCACAGCCGAGTGGCGCAAGCTCATCATGGCGCAGTACGACGTCGCACCGGAGATGCTCGCGCCGTGGCTTCCACGCGGTCTGGAGCTCGATCTCTTCCAGGGACGGTGTTACGTCTCGCTCGTCGGCTTCCTCTTCGACCGCGTTCGCCTCAAGGGCCTGCCGATTCCTTTCCACACCCGTTTCGAAGAGGTGAACCTGCGCTTCTACGTCGCGCACACCGCGCCGGACGGCACACGCAGGCGTGGCGTCGTCTTCATCCGCGAGTTCGTACCCCGAGCGGCGATTACGTTCGTCGCCAACACCTTCTACGAAGAGCCCTATGTAACCCTGCCGACGCTCTCCAGCATCGTGAAGAGCCCGCAATCGCTCGATGTGCAGTACTCCTGGAAGCACCGCGACAGGTGGCACAGCCTTGGGGTTGAAGCTTCGTTTGCCGCCCAGCCTATCGCCGCTGGAAGCGAAGAGGAGTTCATCACCGAGCACTACTGGGGCTATACCCGTCGCGGGAATGGCAGCACGTCGGCCTACGAGGTCCAGCATCCACGCTGGGAGACCTATCCCATTCTCCGCCATACCCTTGACGTCGATTTTGGTGCGCTCTACGGCGAGGCCTTCGAGGCGCTCAATGGCCAGAAACCGGCCAGCGTGCTGCTGGCCGAAGGCTCCCCGGTGAGCGTGCTGTCGGGGAGTGGCGAAAGCATCGCCTAGCTGTAGCTATTTCGTAAGCGCGCAGCTTTTGCCTTGAAAGGGCGTGGCTTCAGCCCCGCCGTTGGGACAACCTCTAAAGCGGCTTTAGCCGCCGAGGGAATCCTCGCTCACCACCCCCAATGCGACCCCAGCGCTTTCCCAGCGTCTAATCCTGTGGAGGTTTAAGATTGTCATCATGAGAACCATCGACGCCTCACAGGGCATTCGCATCCTCGACAGCCGCACTACCGCAAGCCTTCTCAGCAAGGTGCTTTGGATCACGACTGCCGGATTTCTTTTTACCGCCTTCGGAGCCTACATCGCTCCCGACGTTCTGCCCGGCGCGGGCTTCTTCGCGGTCGTTCTGATCAACTTCGGCCTGATCTTCGGAATCAGGGCCGCCACGCGCCGCTCCACGGGGCTGGGTCTGGCGCTCTTCTACCTCTTCACCGTGCTGATGGGTGTTGAGATCGGCCCGCTGCTCAAGGCCTATCTGCATATGGCCGGCGGCCAGACCATCGTCTTCGAAGCCGCGCTGACCACCGCGATGGGCATGGCGGTCATGGCCATGATCGCGCAGATCGCCCGCTTCGACTACCGCAAGCTCGCCTCGTTTGCCTTCGCAGCCCTGATCGGGCTGGTCATCATTGGCTTCCTCTCGGCGTTTCTGCACTTCATTAGCCCCGGTGTCTATGCCTGGCTGGGCCTGGTGATCTTCAGCGTCCTGCTGCTGGTGGATTTCATGCGGCTCCGCGACAGCCCCGCAGGCACCACGCCGGTGATGCTCGCTCTTAGCATCTATCTCGACGCGCTCAACATCTTCATCTTCCTGTTGCAGATCTTTGGCAACGGCGGCGGACGGCGCGATAACCGCTGGAGTTGAGCCGGCTGACTGTCTCACGTTGTTTTTATCCCGCCATAGAATCGTCATCCTGAGCGAAGTAGCTCGCGCACTTTGCGAGCTACGCAGTCGAAGGACCCCGAGGGGTGTCATGTCGCCCATGCCTTTGGCACCTTTTCGACCTCAAGCGTTCGAGCCCGGACCTTCGTGTTGGAAAAGGTCTCGGCATCATGGGTGAGATTGCAACCCTC encodes:
- a CDS encoding YqjF family protein, with protein sequence MPKTFLTAEWRKLIMAQYDVAPEMLAPWLPRGLELDLFQGRCYVSLVGFLFDRVRLKGLPIPFHTRFEEVNLRFYVAHTAPDGTRRRGVVFIREFVPRAAITFVANTFYEEPYVTLPTLSSIVKSPQSLDVQYSWKHRDRWHSLGVEASFAAQPIAAGSEEEFITEHYWGYTRRGNGSTSAYEVQHPRWETYPILRHTLDVDFGALYGEAFEALNGQKPASVLLAEGSPVSVLSGSGESIA
- a CDS encoding Bax inhibitor-1/YccA family protein, producing MRTIDASQGIRILDSRTTASLLSKVLWITTAGFLFTAFGAYIAPDVLPGAGFFAVVLINFGLIFGIRAATRRSTGLGLALFYLFTVLMGVEIGPLLKAYLHMAGGQTIVFEAALTTAMGMAVMAMIAQIARFDYRKLASFAFAALIGLVIIGFLSAFLHFISPGVYAWLGLVIFSVLLLVDFMRLRDSPAGTTPVMLALSIYLDALNIFIFLLQIFGNGGGRRDNRWS